A stretch of the Sulfurospirillum sp. UCH001 genome encodes the following:
- the rplP gene encoding 50S ribosomal protein L16, which translates to MLMPKRTKYKKQMKGRNRGEAQSGASIAFGEIGLKAVEAGRIDSRQIEASRIAYTRHVKRQAKTWIRVFPDKPLTAKPLETRMGKGKGSVDKWVMNIKPGRIIFEMAGVPEELAREALTLAMHKLPFKTKIVTRESENEVY; encoded by the coding sequence ATGTTAATGCCTAAAAGAACAAAATATAAAAAGCAGATGAAAGGCCGCAATCGCGGTGAAGCGCAAAGTGGTGCTTCAATCGCTTTTGGTGAAATTGGTCTTAAAGCTGTTGAAGCTGGTCGTATTGATTCACGTCAAATTGAGGCTTCAAGGATTGCTTATACAAGACATGTTAAACGTCAAGCTAAGACTTGGATTCGTGTATTCCCAGACAAACCATTAACGGCTAAGCCACTCGAAACTCGTATGGGTAAAGGTAAAGGTTCTGTTGATAAGTGGGTTATGAATATCAAGCCTGGTAGAATAATTTTTGAAATGGCAGGTGTTCCTGAAGAGTTGGCTCGTGAAGCATTAACTCTTGCAATGCACAAATTGCCATTCAAAACTAAGATTGTAACTCGAGAGAGCGAAAATGAAGTATATTGA